Proteins found in one Gemmatimonadota bacterium genomic segment:
- a CDS encoding aminotransferase class V-fold PLP-dependent enzyme yields MNRREMLASVGGIAAAQSFGLGASAPATGDARPTEMPAPGAEFPRKADFTIENGYSYLNAAYTHPIPKVSVEAARAAADRRGAMRAPVASGPSAPTPRALFAQLINAKPSEIAHVSSTSAGENLVTRALGLDHRFDGNVVTDGLHFEGSIMHLMELKKRGLDVRVVQPTADARIDMRDLERAVNNKTRLIEVSAAAMYNGFQHDLKAVADLAHAHGAYVYADIVHAAGAEPFDVKATGIDFASCSSFKWLMGDFGLGFLYASEKVLDTIERPVHGYYQADDIDANYPPTLPAGGYTPVSYSFNRTAQGIFETGSLTGSVEVNVTLLATSLQYVQALGVANIQAHRLPLIRKLQQEMPRFGFSSVTPSTATGGNVTFAKANVGSSDVPKRLAAAKINVRVTKNWLRVSPSVYNDMADIDRLLEALS; encoded by the coding sequence ATGAATCGACGCGAAATGCTGGCCTCGGTCGGCGGGATTGCCGCCGCGCAGTCGTTTGGCTTGGGCGCCAGTGCGCCCGCCACGGGCGATGCGCGGCCCACTGAAATGCCCGCGCCCGGCGCGGAGTTTCCACGGAAGGCCGACTTTACCATTGAGAACGGTTACTCCTATCTCAATGCCGCGTACACGCACCCCATTCCCAAGGTGTCTGTGGAGGCCGCGCGGGCCGCAGCTGATCGGCGTGGCGCGATGCGCGCACCGGTGGCCTCTGGACCGAGCGCGCCCACGCCGCGGGCGCTCTTTGCGCAGTTGATCAATGCTAAGCCGTCGGAGATTGCGCACGTCTCGAGCACGAGCGCCGGCGAGAATCTTGTGACGCGCGCGCTCGGGCTCGATCATCGCTTTGATGGCAATGTGGTGACCGACGGGCTGCACTTTGAAGGTTCCATTATGCATCTCATGGAACTCAAAAAGCGCGGACTCGACGTGCGCGTAGTACAACCCACCGCCGACGCGCGCATCGATATGCGCGACCTCGAACGCGCGGTCAATAACAAAACGCGCCTCATCGAAGTGTCAGCCGCGGCGATGTACAATGGCTTTCAGCACGACCTTAAAGCCGTGGCCGACCTCGCGCATGCGCACGGCGCGTATGTGTACGCCGACATTGTGCACGCGGCGGGCGCCGAACCCTTTGATGTGAAAGCCACGGGCATCGACTTTGCCTCCTGCTCCAGCTTCAAATGGCTGATGGGCGACTTTGGGCTCGGCTTTCTCTACGCGAGCGAGAAGGTACTCGACACAATCGAACGTCCCGTACACGGCTACTACCAAGCCGATGACATTGACGCCAACTATCCGCCCACCCTTCCGGCGGGTGGCTACACGCCCGTGTCGTACAGCTTCAATCGCACGGCACAGGGGATATTCGAAACGGGTTCACTCACTGGGAGCGTGGAAGTGAACGTCACGCTCCTCGCCACGTCGCTGCAATACGTGCAGGCGCTTGGCGTGGCCAACATTCAGGCGCATCGCCTGCCGCTCATTCGTAAACTGCAGCAGGAAATGCCGCGCTTTGGTTTTTCGAGCGTAACGCCGAGTACTGCGACCGGTGGCAATGTGACCTTTGCCAAAGCCAATGTTGGCTCGAGCGATGTGCCCAAGCGACTCGCGGCCGCAAAGATCAACGTGCGCGTGACGAAGAACTGGTTGCGGGTGTCACCGTCGGTCTATAACGACATGGCAGACATCGACCGCCTGCTCGAGGCGCTTTCATAG
- a CDS encoding serine hydrolase has product MALNTSRAASRNALFAVAVAAALCVPAGLRAQASAFALAPAQIDAVFKDFGKNTPGCAVGIYNRGKILYAKGYGMADLNLGVPITPKTVFDIGSTSKQFAAASIVMLANQGKLSLSDDVRKFIPELPSYGSTITIDHMLRHTSGLRDYNGLLYLGGHYFEDFTDDADALKIIVAQRNLNFAPGTNWDYSNSGFFLLSVIVKRVTGQTLGDFAKTNFFTPLGMPITHFRTDHTAILAHRATAYSPSEKGGFSIDMSDWDQAGDGAVNTNVLELAKWDANFYDAKVGGTALISRMQERGALNNGDSVRYARGLFVDTYRGLRRVHHGGAWAGYRAMLMRFPEQGLSIGLTCNVGNADTQSRSERVADVVLAQAFKEPAGGAKSPAVAQGTSAQSATFDAAPYVGSYFSEEHQSVLSITNDGGKGVLSVLGAKLPLSSSRENQLEAMGGAVTLAFTEGRTRAALTRGGAPSGSYRRIETVTPTSSELAQIVGVYTSAELGTSWTVRNENGKLLIAGRAIGESPMEPVMKDAFTMGQGFVAFTRDASGKINGFEVSASRMLRIRFDR; this is encoded by the coding sequence ATGGCTTTGAACACATCGCGCGCGGCGTCGCGCAACGCTCTGTTCGCTGTTGCCGTCGCCGCGGCGTTGTGTGTGCCAGCAGGTCTTCGCGCACAGGCAAGTGCCTTTGCCCTTGCGCCAGCGCAGATCGACGCGGTGTTCAAAGATTTTGGCAAGAACACACCAGGGTGCGCCGTCGGTATCTACAACCGCGGCAAGATTCTTTACGCCAAAGGGTACGGAATGGCCGACCTTAACCTCGGCGTTCCCATCACTCCCAAAACCGTTTTTGATATTGGTTCCACATCCAAACAGTTCGCAGCCGCGTCCATTGTGATGTTGGCCAACCAAGGCAAACTCTCGCTCTCCGACGACGTTCGCAAATTCATTCCCGAACTGCCAAGCTACGGATCGACCATCACCATCGATCACATGCTCCGGCACACGAGCGGCCTGCGTGACTACAACGGCCTCCTCTACCTCGGCGGACACTACTTCGAAGATTTTACCGACGACGCCGACGCACTCAAAATCATCGTCGCGCAACGCAATCTGAACTTTGCCCCAGGCACCAACTGGGACTACAGTAACAGCGGCTTCTTTCTCCTCTCCGTGATTGTCAAACGCGTCACTGGGCAAACGTTGGGTGATTTTGCGAAAACCAATTTCTTCACCCCGCTCGGCATGCCCATCACGCATTTCCGCACCGATCACACGGCCATTCTTGCGCATCGCGCCACCGCGTATTCGCCGAGTGAGAAGGGTGGGTTTTCGATTGACATGTCCGATTGGGACCAAGCCGGCGACGGTGCCGTCAACACCAACGTGCTCGAGCTCGCCAAGTGGGACGCTAATTTCTACGACGCTAAAGTTGGCGGCACGGCGTTGATCAGTCGCATGCAGGAGCGCGGCGCGCTGAACAATGGCGACAGCGTGCGCTATGCGCGCGGCCTGTTCGTGGACACATATCGTGGCCTTCGGCGCGTGCATCACGGCGGCGCCTGGGCCGGTTACCGTGCGATGCTCATGCGTTTTCCCGAGCAGGGGCTCTCCATTGGGCTCACCTGCAATGTGGGGAACGCCGACACGCAATCCCGCTCGGAGCGTGTGGCCGACGTTGTGCTAGCACAGGCGTTCAAGGAGCCCGCGGGTGGAGCGAAATCGCCAGCGGTTGCTCAAGGTACGAGCGCTCAATCTGCGACGTTCGATGCCGCGCCCTATGTTGGCAGCTACTTCTCGGAAGAGCATCAGTCAGTGCTGAGCATCACCAATGATGGCGGCAAAGGTGTGCTCTCAGTGCTCGGTGCAAAACTTCCGCTTTCATCGTCGCGTGAAAATCAACTGGAGGCAATGGGCGGCGCCGTGACGCTGGCCTTTACCGAAGGGCGCACGCGCGCTGCGTTGACACGGGGCGGGGCGCCGAGTGGCAGCTATCGTCGTATTGAAACGGTTACGCCAACCTCGAGCGAACTCGCGCAAATCGTGGGCGTCTATACGAGCGCGGAGTTGGGAACCAGCTGGACCGTGCGCAATGAGAATGGAAAACTGCTTATTGCGGGCCGCGCGATTGGTGAGTCGCCGATGGAGCCGGTGATGAAGGATGCATTCACCATGGGGCAGGGCTTTGTTGCCTTCACTCGCGACGCGAGCGGCAAGATCAACGGCTTTGAGGTGAGCGCGAGCCGCATGCTGCGGATTCGGTTCGACCGGTAA
- a CDS encoding S9 family peptidase, with amino-acid sequence MLSRSSRAASARVLGLIAALLPAALSAQSKRPMNADDIMRVRGVAGASISPAGDRVLYTVSAWEHTNANPARGDTALGDKHDRRSHVWIVPYTGGTTRQLTFSERGESQPRWSPDGSLIAFVSARGAATGEDGPRPQLWLLNSDGGEAWSITSARDGVTAYSWSPDGQRIAYLTTDSISRDAEAKLRRRDDPKVYEGDLRLSHIWVVDVATKKATKITSGEYTVRGAPNWSPDGTKLAFDASPTNLIRDQRRDAYVVTIATKQLDALTTAHEAMSTPSFSPDGKTIAYTAIGQEWKGYKDGIMPRTLRNEHLMMFDVATRALTDHAQASFDVAVGEPRWSPDGKHIWFTASDRVWQSLYDYTIATKSYAKITKDVLVGGLSVNRDGSKMAMVLDTPDWPAEIFVQDAAAPTPKRITNTNPWLAEIAMGRSEIITWKSKDGSLVEGVLLKPVGYTAGTKVPLLVSAHGGPTGAHTNGFKGGTSPGQTWASQGWAVLYPNPRGSTGYGEKWMRGNIPDWGGGDYRDIMTGVDELIRTGVVDSTRMAFEGWSYGGYMTSWVVSQTGRFKAAMMGAGLPSMLSMAGTTDIPGYIDTFFNGMPQYDGSIVNANIKHYLERSAISYSDKVTTPLLILHGGNDERVPIGQPMEFYRALKDRGKTTELVFYPREGHGFTEYYHQMDRMKREYEWISKYTLGPKVLQ; translated from the coding sequence ATGCTGTCACGATCGTCCCGCGCCGCATCCGCGCGCGTACTCGGCTTGATCGCCGCGTTGCTCCCCGCTGCCCTCAGCGCGCAGAGCAAACGCCCCATGAATGCGGACGACATTATGCGCGTCCGCGGCGTGGCCGGAGCTTCCATCTCGCCCGCGGGCGATCGTGTGCTCTACACGGTATCAGCGTGGGAACACACCAACGCCAATCCCGCACGCGGCGACACCGCACTCGGCGACAAACACGATCGTCGCTCCCACGTGTGGATCGTGCCCTACACGGGCGGCACCACTCGGCAGCTCACCTTCAGCGAGCGCGGGGAATCGCAGCCACGTTGGTCGCCCGACGGTTCGCTCATTGCCTTTGTGAGCGCGCGCGGCGCGGCCACCGGTGAAGACGGTCCGCGTCCGCAGCTTTGGTTGCTCAATTCCGATGGCGGCGAGGCCTGGTCCATCACCTCCGCGCGCGACGGTGTCACCGCCTATTCGTGGAGCCCCGACGGCCAGCGCATTGCGTACCTCACCACCGACTCGATCTCGCGCGACGCCGAAGCCAAGCTACGCCGCCGCGACGATCCCAAAGTGTATGAAGGCGATCTGCGACTCAGCCATATCTGGGTGGTAGACGTTGCCACCAAGAAGGCCACCAAGATTACGAGCGGCGAGTACACCGTTCGCGGTGCGCCGAACTGGTCGCCCGATGGCACCAAGCTCGCCTTTGATGCGTCGCCCACCAATCTCATTCGCGATCAGCGTCGCGATGCGTATGTGGTGACCATCGCCACCAAGCAGCTCGATGCACTTACCACCGCGCACGAAGCAATGAGCACGCCGTCGTTCTCGCCCGACGGCAAGACCATTGCCTACACCGCGATCGGTCAAGAGTGGAAAGGGTATAAGGACGGCATCATGCCGCGCACGCTGCGCAATGAACATCTCATGATGTTCGACGTCGCCACGCGCGCCCTCACTGATCATGCGCAGGCGTCGTTTGATGTGGCCGTGGGCGAACCGCGCTGGTCGCCAGACGGCAAGCACATCTGGTTCACCGCGAGTGATCGCGTGTGGCAAAGTCTCTACGATTACACCATTGCCACCAAGAGCTACGCCAAGATCACCAAGGACGTGCTTGTGGGTGGCCTCTCGGTTAACCGCGACGGCAGCAAGATGGCGATGGTGCTCGACACGCCCGATTGGCCCGCAGAAATATTTGTGCAAGATGCCGCCGCGCCAACGCCCAAGCGCATCACCAATACCAATCCGTGGCTCGCAGAGATTGCCATGGGCCGCTCGGAAATCATTACCTGGAAGAGCAAGGACGGTTCGTTAGTAGAAGGCGTGTTGCTCAAGCCCGTAGGCTACACCGCCGGCACCAAAGTGCCCCTTCTTGTTTCGGCGCATGGTGGTCCCACCGGCGCGCACACGAATGGCTTCAAGGGCGGCACGAGCCCCGGGCAAACGTGGGCGTCGCAGGGATGGGCAGTGCTGTATCCCAATCCGCGCGGCTCCACCGGATACGGCGAAAAGTGGATGCGCGGCAATATTCCCGATTGGGGCGGCGGCGATTACCGCGACATCATGACCGGCGTGGACGAACTCATTCGCACCGGCGTCGTGGACTCCACACGCATGGCCTTTGAAGGCTGGAGCTACGGCGGCTACATGACGTCGTGGGTGGTGTCGCAGACGGGGCGCTTCAAGGCCGCGATGATGGGCGCTGGACTGCCCTCGATGCTCTCGATGGCCGGCACCACCGACATTCCGGGCTACATCGACACCTTCTTCAATGGTATGCCACAGTACGACGGCAGTATTGTGAACGCGAACATCAAGCACTACCTCGAACGCTCCGCCATCAGCTACAGCGACAAAGTCACCACGCCGCTACTCATTCTGCACGGTGGTAACGATGAACGCGTGCCGATTGGACAGCCGATGGAGTTTTATCGTGCGCTCAAAGATCGCGGCAAGACCACCGAGCTCGTGTTTTACCCGCGCGAAGGGCACGGCTTTACCGAGTATTATCACCAAATGGATCGCATGAAGCGCGAGTACGAATGGATTTCCAAGTACACGCTCGGGCCGAAGGTGCTGCAGTAA
- a CDS encoding YceI family protein produces MNWNLDTTHSIAEFAVKHLMISTVKGRFKTVTGTATTDDAGTLLSAKIDIDVASIDTNVADRDNHLRGADFFDVTNFPAMTFVSSKVEQKGTDITVTGDFTMRGVTKPLTMTGEITGIMKDPWGLSRAAINVSAKLKRSDWGLTWNSALETGGVVVGDEVKITLESEAVVAQA; encoded by the coding sequence ATGAACTGGAATCTCGACACCACCCACAGCATCGCCGAGTTCGCGGTGAAGCATCTGATGATCTCGACGGTCAAGGGACGCTTCAAGACCGTCACCGGCACTGCCACCACCGATGATGCCGGCACGCTCCTCAGCGCCAAGATCGACATTGACGTTGCCAGCATCGACACCAACGTGGCCGACCGCGACAATCACCTCCGCGGCGCCGATTTCTTTGACGTCACCAACTTCCCGGCCATGACGTTCGTGTCCTCGAAGGTTGAGCAGAAGGGCACCGACATCACCGTCACGGGCGACTTCACCATGCGTGGCGTCACCAAGCCGCTCACCATGACCGGCGAAATCACCGGCATCATGAAGGATCCGTGGGGGCTGAGCCGCGCCGCCATCAATGTGTCGGCCAAGCTCAAGCGCTCCGACTGGGGGCTCACCTGGAACAGCGCGCTCGAGACCGGCGGTGTGGTGGTGGGCGACGAAGTGAAAATCACGCTCGAATCCGAAGCCGTCGTCGCACAGGCGTAA
- a CDS encoding MarR family transcriptional regulator, with amino-acid sequence MSSPRAPRAKSAKAAPAASADTPAMPALRSSRPPAAFDPKTATALNLWVVLARAFNAVSAFSARDIQRHDLTTGEFAVLELLYHKGPMLLGEVQKRVLVSSGGTTFLVDRLEKRGLVARQACPTDRRARYAQLTAAGEKLLRDIFPNHAKVMTAAVAGLSQADQKVAAVLLKKLGLTAATLAGE; translated from the coding sequence GTGTCGTCCCCACGCGCTCCGCGCGCCAAGTCTGCGAAGGCCGCTCCGGCCGCCAGCGCCGACACCCCAGCCATGCCGGCCCTCCGATCGTCGCGCCCGCCGGCGGCCTTCGATCCCAAAACCGCCACCGCGCTCAACCTCTGGGTGGTGCTGGCCCGCGCCTTCAACGCCGTCTCTGCGTTTTCGGCGCGCGACATCCAACGCCACGATCTCACCACGGGTGAGTTCGCCGTGCTCGAGCTCCTGTATCACAAGGGCCCGATGCTCCTCGGCGAAGTGCAAAAGCGCGTGCTCGTCTCGAGTGGCGGCACCACCTTCTTGGTGGATCGTCTCGAGAAACGCGGACTCGTCGCGCGCCAAGCGTGCCCCACGGATCGTCGCGCACGCTACGCACAACTCACGGCGGCCGGCGAAAAGCTGCTGCGCGACATTTTTCCGAACCACGCCAAAGTGATGACCGCCGCCGTTGCCGGGCTGAGCCAGGCCGACCAAAAGGTGGCCGCCGTGCTGCTCAAGAAGCTCGGGCTCACCGCCGCGACCCTCGCAGGCGAGTAG
- a CDS encoding helix-turn-helix transcriptional regulator: MAISSISVALHDARTSAGLSQRELADAAGTAQSVVARIERDAVSPTIATLERLARAAGCELELRLVPAPVRDPVIEAYKKDVDRTLLRENIQKSVEMRLQSLCDHWTFAEELKRAGKAMRTQCTKPKTRPHP; the protein is encoded by the coding sequence ATGGCTATCTCATCTATATCAGTCGCGTTGCACGACGCGCGTACCAGTGCGGGGCTCTCGCAGCGCGAGCTCGCTGATGCGGCGGGGACAGCGCAGTCGGTGGTCGCGCGCATTGAACGCGACGCGGTGAGCCCGACCATCGCGACACTCGAACGTCTGGCCCGCGCGGCGGGGTGTGAGCTGGAGCTGCGCTTGGTACCGGCACCGGTTCGCGACCCGGTGATCGAGGCCTACAAAAAAGATGTGGATCGCACGTTGTTGCGTGAAAACATTCAGAAGAGTGTGGAAATGCGATTGCAATCGCTCTGCGATCATTGGACATTCGCTGAAGAACTCAAACGTGCGGGAAAGGCCATGCGCACGCAGTGCACGAAACCGAAAACGAGGCCACACCCGTGA
- a CDS encoding amidohydrolase family protein — MRMKKMVVAAVASLASLALLASLSLLACAPVRTNTTTTNSITYSPTARAYHFARLVDGTGAITNDAVIVVDGDRIVSVSSGTNSVPASVPKVELTNYTAVPGMIDVHTHMTYYWDHAPGSRPYGAGNTRRTPQELATVAMENARLTLETGVTTVRDLGASNYTDVMMRDRINKGLAIGPRMFVAGFGLQKIMPPAPGATPPAGAARAGGAGAAATTAPAVPGWMRSRIANISEIAGAIKTQIDSGADVIKMYGSRGTGADTSTAQTFNYDEMKAAVDAAHALGRRIAIHSYGAAGGRDAVRAGANTVEHSIELDDATLAQMVKQGTIYVPTIDHNRYYADFRDDYGYTFEQALGLDAYRARNLETARRAHKAGVKIAMGSDAVHMMFGQNTRELGLLVQAGMTPLDALNTATVIGAEVLGMSNTLGRVAPGYFADIVAVEGDPTRDVNALLLGVRWVMKGGAVVVDKR, encoded by the coding sequence ATGCGCATGAAGAAAATGGTCGTCGCGGCCGTCGCGTCACTCGCGAGCCTCGCGTTACTCGCGAGCCTCTCGTTACTGGCCTGCGCCCCCGTGCGCACCAATACCACCACTACCAACTCCATCACCTATTCACCAACCGCTCGCGCCTACCACTTTGCGCGACTCGTGGACGGCACCGGCGCCATCACCAACGACGCGGTGATTGTCGTAGACGGCGATCGCATTGTGAGCGTCAGTTCCGGCACCAACTCCGTACCAGCGAGCGTGCCAAAAGTTGAACTCACCAACTACACCGCCGTCCCTGGCATGATCGATGTGCACACGCACATGACCTACTACTGGGATCATGCCCCAGGCTCACGCCCGTACGGCGCCGGCAACACACGGCGCACCCCGCAGGAACTCGCCACGGTCGCCATGGAAAACGCCCGCCTCACCCTCGAGACCGGCGTCACCACCGTCCGCGACCTCGGCGCGTCGAACTACACCGACGTCATGATGCGCGATCGCATCAACAAAGGACTCGCCATCGGCCCGCGTATGTTTGTGGCGGGCTTTGGTCTGCAAAAAATCATGCCGCCCGCTCCGGGGGCTACACCACCAGCCGGTGCGGCGCGCGCGGGCGGCGCAGGAGCTGCCGCGACTACTGCACCCGCAGTCCCGGGCTGGATGCGCAGTCGCATTGCGAACATCAGTGAAATCGCCGGCGCCATCAAAACACAAATCGACAGCGGCGCCGACGTCATCAAGATGTACGGCTCACGCGGCACCGGCGCCGACACCAGCACCGCGCAAACGTTCAACTACGACGAAATGAAAGCCGCTGTCGACGCCGCGCACGCGCTCGGCCGTCGCATTGCCATTCATTCATACGGCGCCGCTGGTGGACGCGACGCCGTGCGCGCGGGCGCCAACACGGTTGAGCATAGCATTGAGCTCGACGACGCCACCCTCGCGCAGATGGTCAAGCAAGGCACCATCTATGTGCCGACCATCGACCACAATCGCTACTACGCCGACTTCCGCGACGACTACGGTTACACATTCGAACAAGCACTCGGCCTCGACGCCTACCGCGCCCGCAATCTCGAAACCGCACGCCGCGCGCACAAAGCCGGCGTAAAAATCGCCATGGGCTCCGACGCCGTGCACATGATGTTCGGCCAGAACACCCGCGAACTCGGCTTGCTCGTGCAAGCAGGGATGACTCCGCTCGATGCCCTCAACACCGCCACCGTGATTGGCGCCGAAGTGCTCGGCATGAGCAACACACTCGGCCGCGTGGCGCCGGGCTACTTTGCGGACATTGTTGCGGTAGAGGGCGACCCCACGCGCGACGTGAATGCGTTGTTGCTTGGCGTGCGCTGGGTGATGAAAGGCGGGGCGGTGGTGGTGGACAAGCGGTAG
- a CDS encoding prolyl oligopeptidase family serine peptidase: MWRSRSVALLALIAAAVQLPAQSTRTLTAPASTTSTTSTTRLTSHATARPASARADSLGIRDLLDIATTTVADLSAAGRWLALTITTRRDQLGAEAARDGDPSYLRAILTRLIVVDTKSLAQRAVFPTKKSVRGATWNPDGSKLAMIVLENDAQTVTVWDRASGKLSSAKLPATHYVAENSELRWSDDGAALVFAARQVGWKAKATQRFNELTKGPVTVLDGTEDFLEWDAMNRLNEDRSIVQWHVAANTVTQLHADALLGAWTLAKDGSAITTQQDITKKTDYDIIGGRDWKLVARTFAGDAPTSTNSIASRPVKNERTILASLKGAQLAWADDGQRFAITRDGRIAIGSITDTATKQILGPATVSRAGGNSAASPAATSGAPAPSAPDTSAAARALRAKERFSVNRWSPAGDALLATNSEGFWIVDAASGNKELIVTTPDSSDANTPRPTLVAWSNDGRYLYFAENARTEWNRSLVRYDRTTKQKQSLVHGNKFYTNLRLSKDGATAILNVGDGNHIADVYVADATLGNMRRVLESNPQLAAKPIAKTELIHYLDADGKTRYGVLHYPTEYEKGKKYPTIMLVYEDFFDDAWDAFANILASHGYAVVKPSVGFEIGYPGEAWVKGVTAAANEVIRMGVADSSRMGVQGTSYGGYATNLLVTQTDRFKAAINMSGKVDFISFYTDSPRLGVRNIHAAEKSQDRIGATMWQQPQKYVQHSAIMFADRIKTPLLLMTGGEDHNVPAINTREMYYALRRLGKTVTWANYANGGHGVPNTTESDFMDYHQRMLDWYAKYLAAPKKNANAASHGEQH, encoded by the coding sequence ATGTGGCGCTCACGTTCCGTTGCCCTGCTTGCCCTGATCGCCGCTGCCGTGCAGCTCCCGGCACAATCAACACGGACGCTCACTGCGCCCGCGAGCACCACGAGCACCACGAGCACCACGAGGCTCACGAGTCACGCCACCGCGCGCCCCGCCTCGGCCCGCGCCGACTCCCTCGGCATCCGCGACCTCCTCGACATCGCCACCACCACCGTCGCCGATCTCTCCGCCGCCGGCCGCTGGCTCGCCCTCACCATCACCACCCGTCGCGACCAACTCGGGGCCGAAGCCGCACGCGACGGTGATCCCAGCTACCTCCGCGCCATCCTCACGCGCTTGATTGTGGTCGACACAAAATCCCTCGCACAACGCGCTGTCTTCCCCACCAAGAAATCGGTACGCGGCGCCACCTGGAACCCCGACGGCTCCAAGCTCGCGATGATTGTGCTCGAGAATGACGCACAGACGGTGACCGTGTGGGATCGTGCGAGTGGCAAACTCAGCAGCGCCAAACTCCCCGCCACGCACTACGTCGCCGAAAACAGTGAGCTCCGTTGGAGCGACGACGGCGCCGCTCTTGTTTTTGCCGCGCGCCAAGTCGGCTGGAAAGCCAAAGCCACGCAGCGCTTCAACGAACTCACCAAGGGCCCGGTCACCGTTCTTGACGGCACCGAAGATTTTCTTGAGTGGGACGCCATGAACCGACTCAACGAAGATCGGTCCATCGTCCAGTGGCACGTCGCCGCCAATACCGTCACACAACTCCACGCCGACGCACTGCTCGGCGCCTGGACCCTCGCCAAAGACGGCAGCGCCATCACTACGCAGCAAGACATTACCAAGAAAACCGATTACGACATTATCGGCGGCCGCGATTGGAAACTCGTCGCGCGCACTTTTGCAGGCGACGCGCCCACTAGCACGAACTCCATCGCCTCGCGCCCCGTGAAAAACGAACGCACCATTCTCGCCTCCCTCAAAGGCGCACAACTCGCTTGGGCCGACGACGGTCAACGCTTTGCTATCACCCGCGACGGCCGCATTGCTATTGGCTCCATTACCGACACCGCCACCAAACAAATACTCGGCCCCGCCACAGTGAGCCGAGCCGGTGGTAACAGCGCCGCATCACCAGCGGCCACGAGTGGCGCACCGGCACCCAGCGCTCCCGACACCAGCGCCGCCGCCCGCGCCCTCCGCGCCAAAGAACGCTTTAGCGTGAATCGCTGGAGCCCCGCCGGCGACGCGCTGCTCGCCACCAACAGCGAAGGCTTTTGGATTGTTGATGCCGCCAGCGGCAACAAAGAACTCATTGTCACCACGCCCGACTCGTCCGACGCCAACACGCCGCGCCCCACGCTTGTGGCGTGGAGCAACGACGGCCGCTATTTGTACTTTGCCGAAAATGCGCGCACCGAGTGGAATCGCTCGCTCGTGCGTTACGACCGCACAACGAAGCAGAAGCAATCGCTTGTGCACGGCAACAAGTTCTACACCAATCTTCGTCTTTCCAAAGACGGCGCCACCGCCATCCTGAATGTTGGCGACGGCAATCACATTGCCGACGTCTACGTCGCCGACGCCACCCTTGGCAACATGCGGCGCGTGCTCGAGAGCAATCCGCAGCTCGCCGCAAAGCCTATCGCCAAAACAGAACTCATTCACTACCTCGACGCCGACGGAAAAACGCGCTACGGCGTGTTGCATTACCCCACCGAGTACGAGAAAGGCAAGAAGTATCCGACCATCATGCTCGTGTACGAAGATTTCTTTGACGACGCGTGGGACGCCTTTGCCAACATCCTCGCCTCGCACGGCTACGCCGTGGTCAAGCCGTCGGTGGGTTTTGAAATCGGCTACCCGGGCGAAGCCTGGGTGAAGGGCGTCACCGCCGCCGCCAACGAAGTGATTCGCATGGGCGTCGCCGACAGCTCGCGCATGGGCGTGCAGGGCACGAGCTACGGTGGCTACGCCACCAACCTGCTCGTCACGCAAACCGACCGCTTCAAAGCGGCCATCAACATGAGCGGCAAGGTCGACTTCATTTCGTTCTACACCGACAGCCCACGGCTCGGCGTGCGCAACATTCACGCCGCCGAAAAAAGCCAAGACCGCATTGGCGCCACCATGTGGCAGCAGCCGCAGAAGTATGTGCAGCACTCCGCCATCATGTTTGCCGATCGCATCAAGACGCCGCTCCTCTTGATGACCGGCGGCGAAGACCACAACGTGCCCGCCATCAACACGCGCGAGATGTACTACGCGTTACGGCGCCTTGGAAAAACCGTGACGTGGGCGAACTACGCCAACGGTGGACACGGCGTGCCAAACACCACCGAAAGCGACTTCATGGATTATCATCAGCGTATGCTCGATTGGTACGCCAAGTATCTCGCGGCGCCCAAGAAGAATGCCAACGCCGCGTCTCACGGAGAGCAGCACTAA